Proteins encoded in a region of the Vicinamibacterales bacterium genome:
- a CDS encoding SprT family zinc-dependent metalloprotease has protein sequence MSDQPGLPFDAPPPDEFRIHFVRMRRARRYVMRVRPDGDLRVTIPRGGSKAEALRFAGRHLEWARRQRSRLLAAKRPASLDRELRDRARHELPPQLLALAAQHGLEVRRVSIRNQRSRWGSCSPGGHISLNFRLLLMPADVREYILIHELMHLRQANHSIRFWRLVEAACPGFREAERWLKRHGPALF, from the coding sequence TTGAGCGATCAACCGGGGCTCCCGTTCGACGCGCCGCCGCCCGACGAGTTCCGCATCCATTTCGTGCGCATGCGGCGGGCGCGGCGCTACGTGATGCGGGTGCGGCCGGACGGCGACCTCCGCGTCACCATTCCTCGCGGCGGCTCCAAGGCTGAAGCGCTGCGCTTCGCCGGCCGCCATCTCGAGTGGGCGCGGCGCCAGCGTTCCCGGCTGCTCGCGGCGAAGCGCCCGGCCTCGCTGGATCGGGAGCTGCGCGACCGGGCGCGGCACGAGCTGCCGCCGCAGCTGCTCGCGCTGGCGGCGCAGCACGGTCTCGAGGTGCGGCGGGTGTCGATCCGCAACCAGCGGTCGCGCTGGGGCTCGTGCTCGCCGGGCGGACACATCTCGCTCAACTTCCGCCTGCTGCTGATGCCGGCGGACGTGCGCGAATACATCCTGATCCACGAGCTGATGCACCTGCGGCAGGCGAATCATTCGATTCGCTTCTGGCGGCTGGTCGAAGCGGCATGTCCCGGCTTTCGTGAGGCGGAGCGGTGGCTCAAGCGGCACGGCCCCGCGCTGTTCTAG